Within the Thermosynechococcus sichuanensis E542 genome, the region GCGGTGATTATTGGTGGCTTGGGGGTAGGGATTGGTTTTGGTTTGCAGGATGTCACCCGCAATCTCATCAGTGGTCTCACCCTACTCATTGAGCGCAAAGTGCGTGTCGGTGATTTTGTGGAAATTGAAAACATCAGTGGCTATGTTCAAGAAGTGTCAATGCGAGCCACAGTCATTCAAACCTTTAACGGTTCAAATGTGGTGGTGCCCAATACCTACCTTGCTGATAGTCCGGTGCTGAATTGGTACTATCAAACCCATCGCGGTCGCATTGATATTCCCATTGGGGTGGCTTATGGCACAGACCCAGTGTTAGTTACAGAGGTTTTGTTGAATATTGCCCATTCTGAGCCAGATGTCCTCAAGGAGCCAGCCCCTCGGGTGATTTTCCGTGAATTTGGCGATTCTGCCCTTGAGTTTGAACTCTGGGTATGGACAGATGCCATTGAGCGGCGCGTATTTATCAAAAGCAGTCTTAATTTCAAGATTGATTACTATTTTCGACAGCACAATATCTCAATTCCTTTCCCGCAGCGGGATATCTGGATTCGTAATGCACCAGCGCTCTCTTCCCCCACCGAGCCAGTGGAAACAGTGGATATGCCGTTGGCGCCGGCAACACCCTCCTTAAAGTCACTGCTTCAGCAGGTAAGTTATTTTCAGTGTATGAATGACCTGCAATTACGCTTTCTCATTGAAGCGGGCTACCGTAAGCACTTAGCAGCACAGGAAATTTTGTTCCGCGCTCAGGAGGTCGTCAGCAATTTTTACATTGTCTTGCAGGGGCAAATGGCAGCGGTCTATGAGGAGAATGGTCAACTCAAGCCGATGATGACCTTTCATCCGGGGGATCACTTTGGCGAGCTACCGCTGATGCTGGGGGTGGCCTGCCCAACAACAATGATGGCAATGACGGAGACGGTCTTGTTTGTCCTACCACGGGAGGGATTTGAACAGTTGCTCAAAGAACACCCTTCCCTTGCTGATGATATTGCGGTGGCGATCGCCCGCCGTCAGGATGTGCTGGCGCAACATCAACAGGAGCTTCAGCAACTGAGTATCCAAGAGCAGGATCAAAGTCGGCCGATTAACTGGATTCGCGATCGCCTGCAAAAACTCCTGAGTTGGTAAATGTGCTCAATCAGTTGAATCAAGACTAAATGCGTTTTCCAAGTATTGATGCAGCCGATAGGCACCTGCTTGGTATCGCACCAAGGCAACATCAAAGCGACAGGGATGATCCTGCCACTGGGGCTGACCTTCTAGGAAGGCTTGAGCGGCCAAAATGAGTTTGCGTTGCTTGCTAGGGGAAATGGCGCCAAGGCCATCACTATCCCAGTTGCGGGAACGGCGGGTTTTTACTTCGACAAAGCGCACCACTCCTTGCAGATCACAGGCGATAATATCTAGCTCACCCCAAGGGCAAGCCCAGTTCTGAGCCAAAACTTGACACTGCTGGGTTTGTAGCCACGCGACAACCACGGCTTCCCCGCGATCGCCCACGTGGCGCATCGACCCTAGGCCTCAATGGGTTCGAGATTAAACAAGTCTTGAAGGGTCTGCATCGCGCGCTGGCGACTCTCTAAATCCCGTTGCGATTGTAGTTGCACGGTGGGATCATGGAGAATCTTGTTGATAATCGTGCGCGTCATCGCTTCAATAACCCCTTGATGTTTTTCGCCAAACTCACTGCCGAGGCGGGAGAGAGCTTTTTCCAGTTCTTGGGTACGAATCGCTTCCATTTTTTGGCGCAGACTGCGGATGGTGGGAATTGTTTCTAGGGCGTGCCACCAAGCCAAGAAGGTTTCTAATTCTTCCTCAAGGATACCCTCCGCCTCTTGAGCCAACTGGCGTCGCGCCTCTTGGTTTTGGGCAACGACGGCTTCGAGATCATCCACATTAAACAGTTGCACAGAGGCCAATTCTGTCACATTGGCATGGACATTGCGAGGCACGGAAATATCAATGATTGATAGGGGGCGATCGCCCGTGAGAACGGAGCCTAAATTCTCACGATCCAAGAGGGGTTGTGTGGCTGCTGTGCCCGTAAAGACCAAATCCATCGCAGCCACAATCGGCAGTAAATCCGTCATCGTAAAGAGTTCAAAGCGGACTTCGGGAAACTGTTGTGCCAGTTCCTGTGCCCGTTCCAAGGAACGGTTGATAATGCTGATCTCCTTTACGCCC harbors:
- a CDS encoding mechanosensitive ion channel domain-containing protein produces the protein MPSQFIELWSSFINIVDAPLFRLGRETISLRWLFQVVLLLILVAVLARFFKGVLKNQLLPRLGLDLGNREAISTVVSGAGGALGYIIVLQAVGINLDSLAVIIGGLGVGIGFGLQDVTRNLISGLTLLIERKVRVGDFVEIENISGYVQEVSMRATVIQTFNGSNVVVPNTYLADSPVLNWYYQTHRGRIDIPIGVAYGTDPVLVTEVLLNIAHSEPDVLKEPAPRVIFREFGDSALEFELWVWTDAIERRVFIKSSLNFKIDYYFRQHNISIPFPQRDIWIRNAPALSSPTEPVETVDMPLAPATPSLKSLLQQVSYFQCMNDLQLRFLIEAGYRKHLAAQEILFRAQEVVSNFYIVLQGQMAAVYEENGQLKPMMTFHPGDHFGELPLMLGVACPTTMMAMTETVLFVLPREGFEQLLKEHPSLADDIAVAIARRQDVLAQHQQELQQLSIQEQDQSRPINWIRDRLQKLLSW
- a CDS encoding YraN family protein, which gives rise to MRHVGDRGEAVVVAWLQTQQCQVLAQNWACPWGELDIIACDLQGVVRFVEVKTRRSRNWDSDGLGAISPSKQRKLILAAQAFLEGQPQWQDHPCRFDVALVRYQAGAYRLHQYLENAFSLDSTD
- a CDS encoding glutamyl-tRNA reductase gives rise to the protein MNIAVIGLSHKTAPVDVREKLSVPEDVRERALQHLCGYAHIQEATILSTCNRLEIYIVTSDTEVGVREVHQFLSEWSHIPLPQLRPYLFILLHQDAVMHLMRVASGLDSLVIGEGQILSQVKRCHQLGQQYKSIGSILNRLFTGAIAAGKRVRTETSIGTGAVSISSAAVELADLRLQNLQNCRIAVVGAGKMSRLVVQHLIARGVKEISIINRSLERAQELAQQFPEVRFELFTMTDLLPIVAAMDLVFTGTAATQPLLDRENLGSVLTGDRPLSIIDISVPRNVHANVTELASVQLFNVDDLEAVVAQNQEARRQLAQEAEGILEEELETFLAWWHALETIPTIRSLRQKMEAIRTQELEKALSRLGSEFGEKHQGVIEAMTRTIINKILHDPTVQLQSQRDLESRQRAMQTLQDLFNLEPIEA